A window of the Rubeoparvulum massiliense genome harbors these coding sequences:
- a CDS encoding immunoglobulin-like domain-containing protein, whose protein sequence is MREQSTTNNIFQPKHVRGGETKVMKAMKKSILTFLAFALVFTMAMPAFAANVATGAQYSDIENADVADAVKVLSSLAVLQGYPDGTFKPDNSITRAEFSAVVVRLLGYEKAAQAAVGKTPFKDEVLPWASGYVNIAVQQNLLTGYPDGTFRANQPVTQAEALTILVRALGYKALADKQGQWPYNYIVMADSIGLTEELDGVVANQPANRGFVALASEAALTVPKAIASGFTINGEVNYVVSGTQGTKEQTILANDLKFVSQKAIVTAIPRTDSKLDDDEIKIAYKDADDKNVTKTVTVPAGFDFELAFGTETTFYLDNSEVVYAKAGDVLYDAVNTKNIADKKVKLVDADKSYEFADKVTVYIDGKEKDIEDLTVLNYEYGKIALDKSDDIRFIEVYSLPKYLVVEETKDDVVYSYGETLDVEDYTIVKDGKTVKAEDLQQGDIFFYSTTAEFAEVFNNTVTGEISHVFTDGIRVDSEDYSYDKAVYLDEDKLSEFGEDQAKAMKEEGEVTVFLDRLGEMVFISGDLGKVATSSLYSVLKENVVSDTELGRDIAAVEVVKPDGKSQLFKADSKTEFKNGAVTTYAKDFPKNMNVATPGFEKNDIVKLTVNDEGKLTKVEVISGISVTEFKVTSTYASGKKLQDSAVVYLVDGDKYKVFNWADAKEYLSVVKAGKVYFDANDRVVAMRVTDSDAADSYKNYNAYVSDVKNLTGGKQQIKVVIDKTKYEFVVDATPVVTKGSVIVLQVNDKMDAAKVNTNAEDAVVKITGKVSEDPNLRTNTVKIDGVTYEFVSNAYIYDVTNKKAVELRTLKDGDGVELYLVKGTTRFVNVALVTPGEAPKDNITSGVVTYIDETLKVIYVDGVPYVYGAGSMVKSPKGSIIAVGTNGFEAAGTYELAINDEVTDIKVTDGVITSLVANKIATVQTAAVTNVINLLNADAMNPAHATFNTGGEVATARLAYDALTAPAPAQKDYVTNYAKLTAAEAAVASADATNLAADKAALAVGFTAGDSATSVTGNVSLPAGPLTKGTTVTWASDDAAITAATGVVARPTYTAGDKTVKLTATLTNGAATDTKVFTVVVKAAAMNDAEKVAADKAALTIPGDLNNVTANLTLATTGVNGSTISWASDNAAVSTAGVVTRPAGADIRVKLTATITSNAESDTKVIEVIVKGQ, encoded by the coding sequence ATGAGAGAACAGAGCACTACAAACAATATCTTTCAACCGAAACATGTTAGAGGAGGAGAAACGAAAGTTATGAAGGCTATGAAAAAAAGTATTCTCACATTTCTTGCATTCGCGCTAGTCTTCACCATGGCTATGCCAGCTTTCGCTGCTAATGTGGCAACAGGTGCACAATACAGCGATATCGAAAATGCTGACGTTGCTGATGCTGTGAAGGTTCTTTCTAGCTTAGCAGTATTACAAGGTTATCCAGATGGCACATTCAAACCAGACAACTCTATTACTCGTGCAGAATTCTCTGCTGTAGTAGTTCGTTTACTTGGCTATGAAAAAGCAGCTCAAGCAGCTGTGGGTAAAACTCCATTTAAAGATGAAGTTCTTCCATGGGCTTCTGGCTATGTAAACATTGCAGTTCAACAAAACTTGTTAACTGGTTATCCAGATGGCACATTCCGTGCTAACCAACCTGTTACACAAGCTGAAGCATTAACAATCTTAGTTCGTGCACTAGGCTACAAAGCACTTGCTGACAAACAAGGCCAATGGCCATACAACTACATCGTTATGGCTGATTCTATTGGTTTAACTGAAGAACTTGATGGTGTAGTTGCTAACCAACCAGCTAATCGTGGTTTCGTAGCTCTTGCTTCCGAAGCTGCATTAACAGTTCCAAAAGCAATTGCATCTGGTTTTACAATCAATGGTGAAGTTAACTATGTTGTAAGTGGTACTCAAGGTACTAAAGAACAAACCATCTTAGCTAATGACCTTAAATTTGTATCACAAAAAGCTATCGTAACTGCTATTCCACGTACTGATAGCAAACTTGATGATGATGAAATCAAGATCGCTTATAAAGATGCAGATGACAAGAACGTTACTAAGACTGTAACTGTACCAGCTGGGTTCGACTTTGAATTGGCATTTGGTACTGAAACAACTTTTTACCTTGATAACAGCGAAGTCGTATATGCTAAAGCTGGCGATGTATTATACGATGCTGTAAATACTAAAAATATTGCTGACAAAAAGGTTAAATTAGTTGATGCAGACAAATCATATGAGTTTGCTGACAAAGTAACCGTTTATATTGATGGTAAAGAAAAGGACATTGAAGATTTAACAGTACTTAACTATGAATATGGAAAAATTGCTCTAGATAAGAGCGATGATATTCGTTTCATCGAAGTATACAGCTTGCCTAAATATCTTGTAGTTGAAGAAACTAAAGATGATGTTGTATACAGCTATGGTGAAACTCTAGATGTTGAAGATTATACCATTGTTAAAGATGGTAAGACTGTAAAAGCAGAAGACCTACAACAAGGTGATATCTTCTTCTACAGCACAACAGCTGAATTTGCTGAAGTATTTAATAACACTGTAACTGGTGAGATTTCTCATGTATTCACTGATGGAATCCGTGTAGACAGTGAAGACTACTCCTACGATAAAGCTGTGTATCTAGATGAAGATAAGCTTAGCGAATTTGGTGAAGACCAAGCTAAGGCTATGAAAGAAGAAGGCGAAGTTACAGTCTTCTTAGATCGTCTAGGCGAGATGGTATTCATCTCTGGTGATCTTGGTAAGGTAGCAACATCTTCTTTATACTCCGTATTAAAAGAAAATGTTGTTAGTGACACAGAACTAGGAAGAGATATTGCCGCAGTCGAAGTTGTTAAACCAGATGGTAAATCTCAGTTATTTAAGGCAGATTCTAAAACAGAGTTTAAAAACGGTGCGGTAACAACATATGCAAAAGATTTCCCAAAAAATATGAATGTTGCAACACCTGGTTTTGAAAAGAATGATATTGTCAAGTTAACAGTTAATGATGAAGGTAAATTAACTAAAGTCGAAGTTATTTCTGGAATTTCAGTTACAGAATTTAAGGTAACTTCTACTTATGCTTCTGGAAAGAAACTACAAGATTCCGCAGTAGTTTATCTCGTTGATGGAGATAAGTATAAAGTATTCAACTGGGCTGACGCTAAAGAATATCTAAGCGTTGTTAAAGCTGGTAAAGTATATTTTGATGCTAACGATCGTGTAGTTGCAATGCGTGTAACAGATAGTGATGCAGCTGATTCTTACAAGAATTATAATGCTTATGTAAGTGATGTTAAGAACCTTACAGGTGGAAAACAACAAATTAAAGTTGTTATCGATAAGACAAAATATGAATTTGTTGTTGATGCAACTCCTGTAGTAACAAAAGGTTCTGTAATTGTTCTACAGGTTAATGATAAGATGGACGCTGCAAAAGTTAATACAAATGCAGAAGATGCGGTTGTTAAGATTACAGGTAAGGTAAGTGAAGATCCAAATCTTCGTACTAACACTGTTAAGATTGATGGTGTGACATACGAATTTGTTTCCAATGCTTACATTTATGATGTAACAAACAAAAAAGCAGTTGAGTTACGTACTCTTAAAGATGGCGATGGAGTTGAACTATATCTTGTAAAAGGTACAACTCGTTTCGTTAACGTTGCATTGGTAACACCAGGTGAAGCGCCAAAAGATAACATTACTTCTGGTGTGGTAACTTATATTGACGAAACTCTAAAAGTTATTTATGTAGACGGTGTTCCTTATGTTTATGGAGCAGGTTCAATGGTTAAATCTCCAAAAGGTAGTATCATAGCAGTTGGTACAAATGGATTTGAAGCAGCAGGAACTTACGAATTAGCTATAAATGATGAAGTTACAGACATTAAAGTTACAGATGGTGTTATAACATCGTTAGTTGCTAATAAGATTGCTACTGTACAAACAGCAGCAGTAACTAATGTAATTAACCTTCTTAACGCTGATGCAATGAATCCAGCACATGCTACATTTAACACTGGTGGAGAAGTTGCAACAGCAAGATTAGCATACGATGCATTAACAGCACCAGCACCAGCACAAAAAGACTATGTTACAAACTATGCTAAGTTAACAGCAGCAGAAGCAGCTGTAGCATCAGCTGATGCTACAAATTTAGCAGCAGATAAAGCAGCATTAGCTGTAGGATTTACAGCTGGCGATTCTGCAACAAGCGTAACAGGTAATGTTTCATTACCTGCAGGTCCTCTAACTAAAGGCACAACAGTTACTTGGGCATCAGATGATGCAGCAATAACTGCGGCTACGGGTGTTGTAGCAAGACCAACTTATACAGCTGGAGATAAGACTGTAAAATTAACAGCAACTCTTACTAATGGAGCTGCAACAGATACTAAAGTATTTACAGTAGTTGTTAAGGCAGCGGCTATGAATGATGCTGAAAAGGTAGCAGCAGACAAGGCAGCATTAACAATTCCTGGAGACTTAAATAATGTAACAGCTAACTTAACATTAGCAACAACAGGAGTAAATGGCTCAACAATTTCTTGGGCTTCTGATAATGCAGCTGTAAGTACAGCAGGCGTGGTAACAAGACCTGCTGGAGCTGACATAAGAGTTAAATTGACAGCTACTATTACAAGTAATGCAGAAAGTGATACAAAAGTAATTGAAGTAATAGTTAAAGGTCAATAA
- a CDS encoding YigZ family protein gives MMYQLMKYRTVRPEGEDEIIIQKSRFIGYVAHVETEEDAIQFIEVIKKKHWNATHNCSAYMVGEHDEKQKANDDGEPSGTAGKPILEVIKKMGLKDTAVVVTRYFGGIKLGAGGLIRAYSQATTAGILATGVIERTRHRLVKVTVDYHWQGKLDHQYRQAGTLVQETIFLEKVSYLVAVPSGTEASFHDWMLELTNGEAVIEEMEEVYVDVEVNPHEHDLS, from the coding sequence ATGATGTACCAATTAATGAAATATCGTACAGTACGTCCAGAAGGTGAGGATGAAATCATCATCCAGAAATCTCGCTTCATCGGTTATGTGGCTCATGTGGAGACCGAGGAGGACGCCATTCAGTTCATTGAAGTGATTAAGAAGAAGCATTGGAATGCCACCCATAACTGCTCTGCCTATATGGTGGGAGAGCATGATGAGAAGCAGAAGGCCAATGACGATGGCGAGCCCTCTGGGACAGCTGGGAAGCCCATCCTAGAAGTGATTAAGAAGATGGGCTTAAAGGATACCGCTGTGGTGGTGACTCGCTACTTCGGCGGGATTAAGCTAGGCGCTGGTGGATTGATTCGAGCCTATAGCCAAGCGACAACAGCTGGTATTCTGGCTACTGGTGTGATAGAGCGAACTAGACATCGTCTGGTGAAGGTGACGGTGGATTATCATTGGCAGGGTAAGCTGGATCATCAATATCGGCAGGCAGGGACCCTGGTACAGGAGACCATTTTCTTAGAGAAGGTGAGCTATCTTGTGGCAGTTCCTAGTGGAACAGAAGCGAGCTTCCACGACTGGATGCTGGAGTTGACCAATGGTGAGGCGGTTATCGAGGAAATGGAAGAGGTCTATGTGGATGTGGAAGTGAATCCACATGAGCATGATCTCTCCTGA